The following proteins come from a genomic window of Campylobacter concisus:
- a CDS encoding Bax inhibitor-1/YccA family protein, which yields MSLYDRNYAKQNQEELAYSQSSLSTFIKQTYQLFAASLLSATAGAYVGISIAGVFAANRFLFWGLVIVEFALLFGLMAAKRKEGLNLILLFAFTFISGLTLTPLLSAILAMPSGAGIVAQAFGLTTVAFGALSIFAMNTKRDFTTMGKMLFITLIVIVAAAIINIFVKSTMFQLVIASISSILFSAYILFDTQNIIRGNYETPVEGAVALYLDFVNLFTSLLQILGIFNRND from the coding sequence ATGAGTCTGTATGATAGGAACTACGCAAAACAAAATCAAGAAGAACTTGCGTACTCTCAAAGCTCACTAAGCACTTTTATAAAACAAACTTATCAACTTTTTGCAGCATCGCTACTTTCAGCAACAGCTGGCGCTTATGTAGGTATTAGCATCGCTGGCGTTTTTGCGGCAAATAGATTTTTGTTTTGGGGGCTTGTAATAGTCGAGTTTGCACTACTTTTTGGCTTAATGGCAGCTAAACGTAAAGAGGGATTAAATTTAATACTTCTATTTGCGTTTACTTTCATAAGTGGTCTTACGCTAACTCCGCTACTTTCAGCGATCTTGGCTATGCCAAGTGGAGCTGGTATCGTAGCTCAAGCATTTGGACTAACAACAGTTGCTTTCGGTGCGTTAAGTATCTTTGCAATGAATACAAAACGCGACTTTACAACAATGGGTAAAATGTTGTTCATAACCTTAATTGTTATCGTTGCAGCAGCTATTATCAATATTTTCGTTAAAAGCACAATGTTTCAACTTGTAATCGCAAGTATTTCATCGATCTTATTTAGCGCATATATACTTTTTGATACGCAAAATATTATCCGTGGAAACTATGAAACACCAGTTGAAGGCGCAGTTGCTTTGTATCTTGATTTTGTAAATCTATTTACATCATTACTACAAATTTTAGGAATTTTTAATAGAAACGACTAA
- a CDS encoding TRAP transporter large permease, with translation MTIAFLFILLFALMLIGVPVAVSLGTSTVLTMIFFTDIDIATIPQLIFDGINKFSLMAIPMFILAGNLLSKGGSARRIIDFAKSMVGHLPGGLPMSAIFACIIFAAVSGSSPATVVAIGSIMFAAIKEAGYPKEYAVGGITTAGSLGILIPPSVVMIVYGVTAEVSIGKLFMAGVVPGLMLGAFMLVQTYVGAKKLGFKATKAEPFKVRVQKFAKAFWALLIVVVVIGGIYGGIFTPTEAAAASAVYALFISLFIYRDIKIKDLWDICLDSALTTAMIFFIIANAVVFAYLLTSEQIPQAIASMILDANIGMIGFLIFVNILLFIMGQFMEPSSVIMIMVPLLLPISTQLGIDPIHFGIILVVNMEIGMVTPPVGLNLFVASGLTNMNLKEVIMACLPWTLTLFFGLILVTYIPQISLWLPNLMYGH, from the coding sequence ATGACAATAGCATTTTTATTTATCCTACTTTTTGCGCTGATGCTAATAGGCGTGCCAGTCGCGGTTTCACTGGGAACTAGCACCGTTTTAACGATGATATTTTTTACAGATATAGACATCGCTACGATCCCACAGCTTATATTTGATGGTATCAATAAATTTTCGCTAATGGCGATACCGATGTTTATCTTGGCTGGAAATTTACTAAGTAAAGGCGGCTCAGCAAGACGTATCATCGACTTTGCAAAGTCTATGGTCGGGCACTTGCCAGGTGGCTTGCCTATGAGTGCGATATTTGCCTGCATCATCTTTGCAGCGGTATCTGGAAGCTCGCCTGCGACGGTTGTGGCTATTGGCTCAATTATGTTTGCAGCGATAAAAGAGGCTGGCTATCCAAAAGAGTACGCAGTGGGCGGCATAACTACAGCTGGCTCGCTTGGAATTTTGATCCCACCTTCGGTTGTTATGATAGTTTATGGCGTAACCGCTGAGGTAAGTATCGGTAAGCTCTTTATGGCAGGCGTTGTGCCAGGTCTTATGCTTGGAGCTTTTATGCTTGTTCAAACTTATGTCGGAGCAAAAAAGCTTGGCTTTAAAGCAACTAAAGCTGAACCATTTAAAGTAAGAGTGCAAAAATTTGCAAAAGCGTTTTGGGCGCTTTTAATCGTCGTTGTGGTCATCGGCGGAATTTATGGAGGAATTTTCACTCCAACTGAAGCTGCTGCGGCAAGTGCAGTCTATGCGCTATTTATCTCGCTTTTTATCTATAGAGATATAAAAATAAAAGATCTTTGGGATATCTGCTTAGACTCAGCCCTTACAACAGCTATGATATTTTTCATCATCGCAAATGCCGTTGTTTTTGCATATTTGCTAACTAGCGAACAGATCCCTCAAGCGATCGCTTCTATGATACTTGACGCAAATATCGGCATGATAGGATTTTTGATATTTGTAAATATCTTACTCTTTATCATGGGTCAGTTCATGGAGCCTTCAAGCGTCATCATGATCATGGTGCCACTATTGCTTCCGATTTCAACGCAACTTGGCATAGATCCGATACATTTTGGCATTATCTTAGTTGTAAATATGGAGATAGGTATGGTGACTCCACCTGTTGGACTAAATTTATTTGTTGCAAGCGGTCTTACAAATATGAATCTAAAAGAGGTCATCATGGCATGCTTGCCGTGGACACTTACTTTATTCTTTGGCCTTATCTTGGTTACTTATATACCACAAATTTCTCTCTGGCTACCAAACCTAATGTATGGACATTAA
- a CDS encoding GGDEF domain-containing protein — translation MRRISLYTAQKIIIFSILLTHVCYFFIFLFMKEEILAVTNVFSVATYLFLLRLIYDSPENNKITMLIVQLEILFHALVCMLTLGWGYGFGLLFLASSLILFFTSFTYKFFNYIIVATQIILSIVCYIYLDGQPVKDFDGFKDLLFVFNLSIVCVFSVIVSYLLESSNLFIFLSILEEKEMAENILNHDPLTGLLNRTSMQKILSQNDLYKNRDFAIVMCDIDNFKKINDTYGHGAGDAVLKSLSGIFKNTFRDKDRVARFGGEEFLAVVLGVKKDAAVSIVERVRETLSKNIVEFENIKINATMTFGVVAHDGTGEFNLEKMIKQADNLLYAGKRSGKNIVMSADYDPKA, via the coding sequence ATGCGTAGAATTTCACTCTATACGGCTCAAAAAATTATCATATTTTCAATATTATTAACTCACGTCTGTTATTTTTTTATTTTTTTATTTATGAAAGAAGAAATTCTAGCAGTTACGAATGTATTTTCAGTAGCAACCTATCTTTTTCTTTTAAGGCTTATTTACGATAGCCCTGAAAATAACAAGATAACAATGCTTATAGTCCAGCTTGAAATTTTATTTCATGCATTAGTTTGTATGCTGACGCTTGGATGGGGATACGGATTTGGGTTATTGTTTTTAGCATCGTCGCTAATACTATTTTTTACGTCATTTACCTATAAATTTTTTAACTACATAATAGTTGCAACGCAAATAATTTTATCCATAGTCTGCTATATATATTTAGATGGCCAGCCTGTAAAAGATTTTGACGGCTTTAAAGATCTACTTTTTGTTTTTAACTTAAGTATAGTTTGTGTATTTTCAGTTATCGTTTCGTACCTTTTGGAGAGCTCAAATTTATTTATATTTTTAAGCATCTTAGAGGAAAAAGAGATGGCTGAAAATATCTTAAATCACGATCCATTAACAGGACTTTTAAATCGCACTTCAATGCAGAAAATTTTAAGTCAAAATGATCTTTATAAAAATAGGGACTTTGCTATCGTTATGTGCGATATTGATAACTTTAAAAAGATAAATGATACCTATGGACACGGCGCAGGAGATGCTGTTTTAAAAAGCTTATCAGGCATATTTAAAAACACATTTAGAGATAAAGATAGAGTAGCTAGATTTGGTGGAGAAGAATTTTTAGCAGTCGTCTTGGGCGTAAAAAAAGATGCAGCTGTAAGTATCGTAGAGCGTGTGAGAGAGACTTTGAGTAAAAATATAGTTGAGTTTGAAAACATAAAGATCAACGCAACTATGACTTTTGGAGTAGTTGCTCATGATGGTACGGGAGAATTTAACTTAGAAAAGATGATAAAACAAGCTGATAATCTACTTTATGCTGGTAAGCGAAGCGGTAAAAATATCGTTATGAGTGCGGATTACGACCCAAAAGCATAA
- a CDS encoding DctP family TRAP transporter solute-binding subunit: MKFLQALLFTCAISGLAFGADKVYTIKFAHVVAASTPKGKAADFFAKRAEELSGGKLKVQVFPSAQLLDDDRVFGALKLGNVQMAAPSFSKFTPIVPQFQLFDLPFIFKDAEHLHKVQDGEVGEELKALVIKKGFVALDYWDAGFKHFSSSKKPVLVPEDAKGQKFRIQSSKVLEEQIKVVGGNPQVLPFSEVYSALQQGVVDATENPLSNFYNSKFHEVQSSLTLSSHGYLGYLVVMSDKFWSKLPDDLKANVKQALSEATAFEREETAKEDAHVIAELEKYIAASKKLEIYKIDDAQKAEWQKVMQSIYPKFYDVIGKDLIEKTLGTK, encoded by the coding sequence ATGAAATTCTTACAAGCTTTACTTTTTACTTGTGCCATCAGTGGCTTAGCATTTGGTGCAGACAAGGTCTATACGATCAAATTTGCTCACGTTGTTGCAGCTTCTACACCAAAAGGCAAGGCGGCTGACTTTTTCGCTAAACGTGCCGAGGAGCTAAGTGGCGGTAAACTAAAAGTTCAAGTCTTCCCATCAGCTCAGCTACTTGACGATGATAGAGTTTTTGGTGCGTTAAAGCTTGGCAATGTTCAAATGGCAGCTCCAAGTTTTTCAAAATTTACGCCTATTGTGCCGCAGTTTCAGCTATTTGACCTGCCTTTCATCTTTAAAGATGCAGAGCATCTTCATAAGGTCCAAGATGGCGAAGTCGGTGAGGAGCTAAAAGCCCTTGTTATAAAAAAAGGCTTTGTGGCGCTTGATTATTGGGATGCTGGATTTAAGCATTTTAGCTCAAGCAAAAAGCCAGTTCTTGTGCCAGAAGATGCAAAAGGACAAAAATTTAGAATCCAAAGCTCAAAGGTACTTGAAGAACAAATTAAAGTAGTTGGTGGCAATCCACAAGTTCTACCATTTTCAGAAGTTTACTCTGCACTTCAACAAGGCGTAGTTGATGCGACAGAAAACCCACTTTCAAATTTCTATAACTCAAAATTTCACGAAGTTCAAAGCTCGCTTACACTTTCAAGTCACGGATATTTGGGCTATTTAGTCGTTATGAGTGATAAATTTTGGAGTAAGCTACCAGATGATCTGAAAGCAAATGTAAAACAAGCTCTAAGCGAAGCAACAGCTTTCGAGAGAGAAGAGACAGCAAAAGAGGACGCTCACGTCATAGCTGAGCTTGAAAAATACATCGCTGCTAGTAAAAAACTAGAAATTTATAAGATCGATGACGCACAAAAGGCCGAATGGCAAAAGGTTATGCAGTCAATCTATCCTAAATTTTATGATGTTATCGGTAAAGACCTTATAGAAAAGACTCTTGGGACAAAATAA
- a CDS encoding mechanosensitive ion channel family protein: protein MRKILTIVLLSFIMLFGAENNKTQEENILSLTNQILTLNNQIQIIKAQQKDTNSTKADNSNLAGLQKKKNDLLEKIPLYVMQIEVTQNDIDKFILQKNNLEKKVARLEKQSNKDAYVQSAIELEKMKIDYAYFSALINLEEIFKKGAKANSIKEVIDNGLLNLQTNSYVSIKELKDSLNETSSSYDNAFAELDLKKETDEEILIYLKNNADLLSSSMILSELNLVDTVEYINKLTSINSAKFNVGKIVVIIVVFLFFVSLTRILAKLTYWLMSLIASGEGVKEAKDQIVDIVKKPISALLIIYALNICIGVGFYPVPVPLTLANIFSIVYIVAFSWLVLTILNGYGIVIIDKIAQKSRRKEVVNLVLKVVYVIVLIIALLLILQKLGFDISALIASLGIGGLAVAFAAKDIIANFFASVMMLFDNSFSQGDWIVCGDIEGTVVEVGFRKTTIRSFDNALIFVPNSKLASDPVRNWSRRKVGRRIRMLIGIEYGATTDEIKKCVDDIKTMLINHPDIAKSEDITAKKKGLKYRQSIVSVDDYAGYKSNLFVVVDDFADSSINILVYCFAKTIVWGEFLDVKQDVMLKIMDILKQNGLNFAFPSQSLYIESVKDKI, encoded by the coding sequence ATGCGTAAAATTTTAACTATCGTCTTGCTCTCATTTATAATGCTTTTTGGTGCTGAAAATAATAAAACTCAAGAAGAAAATATACTAAGCCTAACAAATCAAATTTTGACTTTAAACAATCAAATCCAAATCATAAAAGCACAGCAAAAAGATACGAACTCAACAAAAGCTGATAATTCAAATTTAGCTGGACTTCAAAAGAAAAAAAATGACCTTTTGGAAAAAATTCCACTATATGTTATGCAGATTGAAGTAACTCAAAACGATATTGATAAATTTATTTTGCAAAAAAATAATTTAGAAAAAAAAGTAGCTAGATTAGAGAAGCAATCAAACAAAGATGCTTACGTTCAAAGTGCTATTGAGCTTGAGAAAATGAAGATAGATTATGCATATTTCTCAGCTTTGATTAATCTTGAAGAGATATTTAAAAAAGGTGCTAAAGCAAACTCTATAAAAGAGGTGATAGATAACGGACTTTTAAATTTACAAACAAATTCTTACGTCAGTATAAAAGAGCTAAAAGATTCACTAAATGAGACTTCAAGCTCTTACGATAACGCATTTGCTGAGCTTGATCTAAAAAAAGAGACTGATGAGGAAATTTTAATCTATCTTAAAAATAATGCTGATCTTCTAAGCTCAAGCATGATCTTATCAGAGCTAAATTTAGTCGATACGGTCGAATATATAAATAAGCTAACTTCTATAAATTCGGCAAAATTTAACGTCGGCAAGATCGTAGTTATAATCGTAGTATTTTTATTTTTTGTTTCACTTACAAGAATTCTCGCCAAACTCACATACTGGCTTATGTCACTTATTGCATCGGGCGAAGGTGTAAAGGAAGCAAAGGATCAGATAGTAGATATCGTTAAAAAGCCTATCTCTGCACTTCTTATCATTTATGCGCTAAATATTTGTATCGGTGTTGGCTTTTATCCAGTGCCAGTGCCACTAACTCTAGCAAATATCTTCTCGATCGTCTACATAGTCGCGTTTTCATGGCTTGTCTTAACCATCCTAAATGGTTATGGCATAGTAATAATCGATAAAATCGCTCAAAAAAGCAGACGAAAAGAGGTTGTAAATTTAGTTTTAAAAGTGGTCTATGTAATTGTATTAATAATCGCACTTTTACTAATTCTTCAAAAGCTTGGCTTTGATATATCAGCGCTCATAGCTTCACTTGGTATCGGTGGTCTTGCTGTTGCATTTGCTGCAAAAGACATCATCGCAAACTTCTTTGCTTCTGTCATGATGCTCTTTGATAACTCATTTTCGCAAGGGGATTGGATAGTTTGTGGTGATATAGAGGGTACTGTTGTTGAGGTTGGCTTTAGAAAGACGACTATCAGAAGTTTTGATAATGCTTTAATCTTTGTGCCAAACTCAAAACTGGCAAGTGATCCTGTTAGAAACTGGAGCAGAAGAAAAGTCGGTAGACGTATCAGAATGCTAATTGGCATTGAGTATGGAGCGACAACTGATGAGATTAAAAAATGTGTAGATGATATAAAAACTATGTTGATAAATCATCCAGATATTGCCAAAAGTGAGGATATAACAGCAAAGAAAAAAGGGCTAAAATATAGACAAAGTATAGTTTCAGTTGATGATTATGCTGGATATAAATCAAATTTATTTGTCGTGGTTGATGACTTTGCAGATAGCTCAATAAATATCTTAGTTTATTGTTTTGCAAAGACTATCGTTTGGGGAGAATTTTTAGATGTCAAGCAAGATGTAATGCTAAAGATTATGGATATTTTAAAGCAAAATGGTCTAAATTTCGCATTCCCAAGCCAAAGCTTGTATATTGAAAGTGTCAAAGATAAAATTTAA
- a CDS encoding GGDEF domain-containing protein: protein MTHDFVDQSSYKAIDDIYKTILDVMIAANALSLLLFMIIATPLLFMCLFFIAAGILLRIKFDIKYRVLISLAFHLNIILLVTIIVTTMGWNTGIWIILVGVIFINYFLAFDSKSLTYIMAFLELILLILLYFIHKDETPLIPSAIRGTIVVCSIVFAFFIVLRLSMFADIITSSGYQQIRKETEELEKDSKHDFLTQLLNRRTIEKTLRFELIANKERSGNTNLVIMLGDIDNFKKINDTYGHDCGDEVLKDVASALKKSFRGKDYVCRWGGEEFLIILPDTKIEFIHEVSKRLKKQINNAKLPDKTPVTMTFGMLICANGVEVDFEQAITLVDKLLYEGKQNGKDRIELEILKKGSDA from the coding sequence TTGACACACGATTTTGTAGACCAAAGTAGTTATAAAGCGATCGATGATATCTATAAAACGATATTAGACGTTATGATAGCTGCAAATGCACTATCTTTGTTGCTTTTTATGATCATAGCTACACCACTACTTTTTATGTGCTTGTTTTTTATAGCAGCTGGAATATTGCTTAGAATAAAATTTGACATAAAATATAGAGTATTAATATCCCTTGCATTTCACCTAAATATCATATTGCTTGTTACTATTATTGTTACTACAATGGGTTGGAATACTGGAATTTGGATAATACTTGTTGGTGTAATTTTTATAAACTACTTTCTAGCGTTTGATTCAAAGAGTCTTACTTATATAATGGCATTTTTAGAATTAATCTTGCTTATACTTCTTTATTTTATTCATAAAGATGAGACGCCGCTGATCCCATCAGCTATACGAGGGACGATAGTCGTGTGCAGTATTGTTTTTGCTTTTTTTATTGTTTTAAGACTTTCAATGTTTGCAGATATCATCACTTCTAGTGGATATCAGCAAATAAGAAAAGAGACGGAAGAGCTTGAAAAGGACTCAAAGCATGATTTTTTAACGCAGCTTTTAAATAGAAGAACAATAGAAAAAACTTTAAGATTTGAACTAATTGCCAACAAGGAAAGAAGTGGTAATACAAATTTAGTCATAATGCTAGGCGATATTGATAATTTTAAAAAAATAAACGATACATATGGGCATGACTGTGGCGATGAGGTCTTAAAAGATGTAGCCAGTGCTTTGAAGAAATCATTTAGAGGTAAAGACTATGTTTGCCGCTGGGGCGGAGAAGAATTTTTGATAATCTTGCCCGATACAAAGATAGAATTTATCCACGAAGTGAGCAAAAGACTTAAAAAACAGATAAACAACGCAAAACTTCCAGATAAAACTCCAGTTACTATGACCTTTGGAATGCTAATATGTGCAAATGGTGTTGAGGTGGATTTTGAGCAAGCCATAACTTTGGTAGATAAGCTGCTTTACGAAGGCAAGCAAAATGGCAAAGACCGCATTGAATTAGAAATTTTAAAAAAGGGCTCGGATGCGTAG
- a CDS encoding TRAP transporter small permease: MKSFFNVLDIAIASLNKTIAVVGLASGTLLAFANVMARYFFDKSWSWASELSNYLFIWSAFFAAAYGFNKGIHVSVTILVEKFPPALAKACLIFSHVLTTVFLLFIAVYSIDYLQILHEIEQMIIDLGIPQWVPMVVLPIAFVTASYRSTEKAIKVALTPAENVVSNEAHELAHGSVVKD, translated from the coding sequence ATGAAGAGTTTTTTCAATGTCCTTGATATAGCGATAGCCTCACTAAATAAAACTATCGCAGTAGTTGGGCTCGCAAGTGGAACATTACTAGCCTTTGCAAATGTTATGGCTAGATATTTTTTCGATAAAAGCTGGTCTTGGGCAAGCGAGCTATCAAACTATCTTTTTATCTGGTCGGCGTTTTTTGCCGCGGCATACGGCTTTAATAAGGGCATTCACGTCAGCGTGACTATCTTGGTGGAAAAATTTCCACCAGCCCTTGCAAAAGCGTGTTTAATCTTCTCTCATGTACTAACTACTGTATTTTTGTTGTTTATCGCAGTCTATTCGATTGATTATCTACAAATTCTTCACGAGATAGAGCAGATGATAATAGACCTTGGCATACCACAATGGGTACCTATGGTAGTGCTTCCAATAGCCTTCGTTACAGCTAGCTACCGCTCGACTGAAAAAGCCATAAAAGTAGCTCTAACGCCTGCAGAAAATGTCGTAAGCAACGAAGCACATGAGCTAGCTCATGGTAGCGTAGTCAAAGATTAA
- a CDS encoding carbonic anhydrase, translating into MDDSLLEGAVKFMEDGFLEHEELFKSLQNRQDPHTLFISCVDSRVVPNLITNCLPGELFMVRNIANIVPPYRVSEEFLATTSAIEYALELLNIKNIIICGHSDCGGCAALYVDEKKLKTTPNVRNWIKLIEPIKREVLKFTSDDPAKMAWLTERLNVINSIENIMTYPNVKEEYERGNLQIYGWHYIIETGEIFSYDLKEGTFKLLADKRGENA; encoded by the coding sequence ATGGATGACTCGCTACTTGAAGGTGCGGTAAAATTTATGGAAGATGGCTTTTTAGAGCATGAAGAGCTCTTTAAAAGTCTACAAAATAGACAAGACCCACATACCCTTTTTATATCCTGTGTTGATTCAAGAGTGGTACCGAATTTGATAACAAACTGCCTTCCAGGCGAGCTTTTTATGGTGCGAAATATCGCAAACATCGTGCCACCTTATAGAGTGAGCGAAGAGTTTTTGGCAACGACTTCGGCTATCGAATATGCATTAGAGCTTTTAAATATCAAAAATATCATTATTTGCGGACACTCTGATTGTGGTGGATGTGCAGCGCTTTATGTGGATGAAAAAAAGCTCAAAACCACGCCAAATGTTAGAAATTGGATAAAGCTAATAGAGCCGATCAAACGAGAAGTGCTTAAATTTACAAGCGACGATCCAGCGAAGATGGCGTGGCTAACTGAGAGATTAAATGTGATAAATTCGATCGAAAATATAATGACTTATCCAAATGTAAAAGAGGAGTATGAAAGAGGAAATCTTCAAATTTATGGCTGGCACTACATTATAGAAACTGGTGAAATTTTTAGCTACGATTTAAAAGAGGGCACGTTCAAACTTTTAGCGGATAAAAGGGGTGAAAATGCGTAA